A stretch of DNA from Candidatus Bathyarchaeota archaeon:
TACGTGTTTGACGTTTGAACGAAGTTCTCTTGCAATCTGACGTGGACTCGTGCAATTGCCTGAACGCTGAAAAAGAAACTTATAAACTCTCACAGTATTCTTTCAGTTTCGCAAGCCAGATTTTTTAGACATGTTTGATCATCATGTTCAATTAGTTGTTTAAAAATGGCCGTAAGATTAGTTGTTGTTTTTGAGTAGCTTTATTGCTGCCATTTTTGCTCCGATCTCTGCGAGGTCTTTGTTTTTTCCGCAGCCTACGATGATTACGTCGTTTTCTTTTGGTTCGAGTTGTGTAATCAATTTGTTATGTAGTTGTGGCATTTTTTCGGAGATGTTTTCTTCTCCTTTGGGCAATGTTAGTTTGTTGTTAGAAAAAACTAGAGTAGTTGCTCCTGTTGCGCCGCACATGATTGCGGTGTCTCGTTGTTCCATGCCGCTTCCTATTGAGTTGGCTGAGTTTCGAACAAGAACCGCAATGTTGCATGCACCTAAGGTTAAAGGACTTTTTGGAACGTCGATTCCTTTGCTGAGCTTGTTTTGCAATTCGTCAAACAGGTTTTTTCCTGTTTCTGTGAATGAGATTCCGCTTCGTGAGCTTTTGGTTAGTCCTTCTTTTTTCAGGCGTTTTAAGAGGGTTCTTGTTGCGCCTTCTCCTAGTCCAAGTTCTTTGGAAAGTTTTATTCTTCCGACGTTTTTTTCGTCACCGATTATTTCTAGCACTTTAACTACGTGGGCTTCGTTAAATGATGGAGAAGGTCCAGGGGCAATTTTTTCTGTAATCTTTTCAATCGTGTGCAGTAGTTTCAATGCTAATTTCCCATCCATGGTTACCGTATTTCATGAATTGTTTATAATTATACCTTAATGCTCTTAAGCTTTTTAGGAATAAACACAAAAAACATAACTATAACCCTAGAAACTTTGTATTTAACCACCATTAGGAGAGCAGAACAAATTAAAACTGCAGTTTTGGTAACCGGAACTCCGGGTGTAGGAAAAACAACAACTTCCAAGTTGTTAGCTTCTAAACTGAATGCCGAGTATTTGAGTGTAACCGACCTTGTTAAATCTAAAAATTTGGTTGACGCCGTAGATGAGCAGCGAGATACCTTGGTTGCTGACACCGTTAAAGTTTCAGAGCAAATAAAACAAATTTTGGAAAAAGCGGAGGACTACATAGTAATTGAGGGGCATTATGTTGTTGATGTTGTTCCTGTTCAGCAGGTGAAAATTGTTTTTGTTCTTAGAAAAGATCCAATTAAACTAAAACTAGTTTTAGAGCAACGGGGTTATTCTGAAAATAAAGTTTGGGAGAATTTGTCTTCTGAGGTTTTGGATGTTTGTTTATGGGATTCTGTTTCTGTTTCTGGCGCAAACAAAGTTTGTGAAATTGACGTCTCTAACCTTACTGTAGAAGAAGTGGTTAACGAGATGCTTCAGGTTTTAGAAAACAAGGAACAATGCAGAATAGGAACTGTGGATTGGTTATCTAAACTAGACGCTGAAGGAAAACTTGCTGAGTTTATGCAACATTTTTAGTTTGTTATCCTAGTAACCGTAAAATTTGTTGTTTAGACAGCAAAGTTATGCTACGGCGGTTAGCATATGCTTTGGCGTGACCGCTGAATTTTTCTGAAATTATAATTGGTTTCGGATATCCAATGTCTTCTGAGGCGTTATCGATGTTTATTATCATGTTTACTCCGACGGTGCGGTTCCAATCTTTGATCCAAACTGACCGTTTTTCTTTTCCTCGTTTAATAATTAAATCAAATTTGTGGGTACTGCCTGAATTGCCTTCTATGATGGCGTCTTGTTCTGTTTTGTATCCGTTTTGCCTGAAATATTTTTGGGCAAGCTCTGTTAGTGACAGTCGACTCATTTATCTGCTTCCTCTTACAGCATTGAATTAAAGGTTAGAAAAAGCTTTCCTCTGAAAAGTGATAAATATGTACATAGTGCTAGTTTGTTACAATTGCGGTCACTATCTGTTAGCGAAAAAATTCCAAAAAACCAAATTATGCCCTTACTGTTCCAGCCGGCTTAACCTTAGCAAAACAAAAAAAGTTGTGCAAGCAAAAACCGCCCAAGAAGCTTCTTTGTACATTCGGAATCTGAAAATCAAAAAGAATCGTTGAATGTTTTCTGGAAAATCGACGTGTACACTATCTTGTAATTCACAAATTTTTATTATATTATTATAGATTTGGGTTCAAGTTAATGCTTGTTATTTTAACTCTTGCGTTCAGGGAAAGAATAAACAGCATATTTTAACTCTTTTTTATATCAATTTACTTATTGATTTCTAAGTTATTAAAAAAATAATAAATCATTAATTACGATTTTTTTATTTTAGAAATTTCATGAACCTTTCAATTATATGTATATGTATAATTTCCATTAGTTTATTTTTTATATTTACATCTTTGTAGGGAAAATAACCTAACACGTCTAGAATAATTATTTTGTAAATCATCTTCTACATGTTATCAACATATTAATCATGTTAATGATGTTTGCTTCTTTTGTTATTGCTTGGGATAATTTATGAAATTCTCAGAAAACTGGAAAATTGAAGAAAAAACTTCTTTTAGTGACAAAATAAAAGATAAAGTCCGTAAACCTACTCCTTTGAAATCACGACTTGATGCTGCAAATAAACGAATGAATGTTCAAATTCAACATTTAGGCAACGCTGTTAATCACTTTTCTAAACGGGATAAGTCCCTATTTGATAAAACGGTTAAAGCGTATTCACAACATGACCTTGTTAGAGCCAAAGTTTACGCTAGCGAGTTATCAGAAATACGAAAAACAGTTAAACACATCTCTAATACCAAGCTTGCTCTTGAACAGATTTCGTTACGCTTGGGAACCGTTTCAGAATTTGGAGACGTTGTTGGTCTGCTTTCTCCAAGTGTTAATATGCTACGCGACATTGGAAAAGGAATCTCTGGAACTTTACCTGAAGCCAGCAAAGAACTTGGTCAAATTAGCAATCTGCTTAACGGAATAATGTCTGAAACTCACCAAAGCAACCAAGTTGATCTATGTTTTGATGTGCCAAATGACGCTGCACAAAGTATATTGGATGAAGCAGCTCAAATTGCTGAAAACAATGTTAAACAGCAACTTCCAGAAGTTCCTGTTAACCTTCCGGAAATAAAGGAAAAAGTTCAAATGAAAATATAATTTTTTAGAAAGACTCTTTTTTGAGGTGAA
This window harbors:
- a CDS encoding DUF4443 domain-containing protein — translated: MKLLHTIEKITEKIAPGPSPSFNEAHVVKVLEIIGDEKNVGRIKLSKELGLGEGATRTLLKRLKKEGLTKSSRSGISFTETGKNLFDELQNKLSKGIDVPKSPLTLGACNIAVLVRNSANSIGSGMEQRDTAIMCGATGATTLVFSNNKLTLPKGEENISEKMPQLHNKLITQLEPKENDVIIVGCGKNKDLAEIGAKMAAIKLLKNNN
- a CDS encoding adenylate kinase family protein, which codes for MLLSFLGINTKNITITLETLYLTTIRRAEQIKTAVLVTGTPGVGKTTTSKLLASKLNAEYLSVTDLVKSKNLVDAVDEQRDTLVADTVKVSEQIKQILEKAEDYIVIEGHYVVDVVPVQQVKIVFVLRKDPIKLKLVLEQRGYSENKVWENLSSEVLDVCLWDSVSVSGANKVCEIDVSNLTVEEVVNEMLQVLENKEQCRIGTVDWLSKLDAEGKLAEFMQHF
- a CDS encoding restriction endonuclease, producing MSRLSLTELAQKYFRQNGYKTEQDAIIEGNSGSTHKFDLIIKRGKEKRSVWIKDWNRTVGVNMIINIDNASEDIGYPKPIIISEKFSGHAKAYANRRSITLLSKQQILRLLG
- a CDS encoding DUF1922 domain-containing protein, whose product is MYIVLVCYNCGHYLLAKKFQKTKLCPYCSSRLNLSKTKKVVQAKTAQEASLYIRNLKIKKNR